One part of the Micrococcus sp. 2A genome encodes these proteins:
- a CDS encoding IS256 family transposase, with product MTAPHILDPAGLLSEALSEASPDMMRHLLQTMINTLLSADADAVVGAEWGKPTPTRSAQRNGYRHRDLDTRVGTVDVAIPKLRSGTYFPEWLLERRKRAESALITVVADCYLAGVSTRRMDKLVKTLGINALSKSQVSRMAADLDEHVESFRHRPLDEAGPFTFVAADALTMKVREGGRVVNAVVLLATGVNGDGHREVLGMRVATSETGAAWNEFFADLVARGLAGVRLVTSDAHAGLKDAIAANLPGATWQRCRTHYAANLMGITPKSMWPAVKAMLHSVYDQPDATAVNAQFDRLLDYVSEKLPAVAEHLGDARADILAFTTFPKDVWTQIWSNNPAERLNREIRRRTDAVGIFPNRAAIVRLVGAVLAEQTDEWAEGRRYLGLEVLARCRLTPVEDTGSEVGTDTDTALELSA from the coding sequence ATGACCGCTCCTCATATTCTCGACCCTGCCGGCCTGCTGAGCGAAGCCCTGTCCGAAGCGTCCCCGGACATGATGCGCCACTTGCTGCAGACCATGATCAACACCCTGCTCTCCGCCGATGCAGACGCGGTGGTCGGCGCCGAATGGGGCAAGCCCACCCCGACACGGTCCGCCCAGCGCAACGGGTACCGGCACCGGGACCTGGACACCCGGGTCGGCACGGTCGATGTAGCCATCCCGAAGCTGCGCTCTGGGACGTACTTCCCGGAGTGGCTGCTGGAACGCCGAAAGAGAGCGGAGTCGGCGCTGATCACCGTGGTGGCGGACTGCTACTTGGCCGGGGTGAGTACCCGGCGGATGGACAAGCTGGTCAAGACCCTGGGGATCAATGCCCTCTCCAAGTCCCAGGTCTCCAGGATGGCCGCGGACCTGGATGAACACGTGGAGTCCTTCCGCCACCGGCCCCTGGATGAGGCCGGTCCGTTCACGTTCGTGGCCGCGGACGCGCTGACGATGAAGGTCCGCGAGGGCGGGCGGGTGGTCAACGCGGTGGTGCTGCTGGCTACCGGGGTCAACGGTGACGGCCACCGCGAGGTCCTGGGGATGCGCGTGGCGACCAGTGAGACCGGTGCGGCGTGGAACGAGTTCTTCGCTGACCTCGTGGCCCGGGGCCTGGCCGGGGTCCGCCTGGTCACCAGTGACGCCCATGCCGGGCTCAAGGACGCCATCGCCGCCAACCTGCCCGGCGCCACCTGGCAGCGGTGCCGGACCCACTACGCGGCGAACCTGATGGGCATCACCCCGAAGTCCATGTGGCCGGCGGTGAAGGCCATGCTCCACTCGGTCTACGACCAGCCCGACGCCACGGCGGTGAACGCGCAGTTCGATCGGCTGCTGGACTACGTAAGCGAGAAGCTCCCGGCGGTGGCCGAGCACCTCGGTGATGCCCGGGCGGACATCCTGGCCTTCACGACGTTCCCGAAGGACGTCTGGACGCAGATCTGGTCGAACAACCCGGCCGAGCGGCTCAACCGGGAGATCCGCCGCCGCACCGACGCGGTGGGCATCTTCCCCAACCGGGCGGCCATCGTCAGGCTGGTCGGGGCGGTGCTGGCCGAGCAGACCGACGAATGGGCCGAAGGGCGCCGCTACCTCGGCCTCGAGGTCCTCGCCCGCTGCCGCCTCACCCCCGTCGAGGACACCGGAAGCGAGGTGGGCACCGACACCGACACTGCCCTCGAGCTCAGCGCCTGA